The sequence below is a genomic window from Lolium perenne isolate Kyuss_39 chromosome 7, Kyuss_2.0, whole genome shotgun sequence.
CTATAACTAAAAACAACTCTGTTCTGGTAGTAACATCAAATTGGAAGATTACAACATAAACCAGTTATAGGTTTATTTACTGGATAGCTGCGCAATATTCAGAGAAGATGGAAAAACTTAGTTTCTCTTTTAAAGACTTAAATGCTATTATAATTCAGTAAAGAAGACCCAGGTGTTTCCAAACATGTGCAGCGGAATAGTTTATAAAAGCAATGAAGATACAATTGAATCAATAAATACTCTGGAAAATTAATATTAAGGCCATTACACTAGATGAGTAGATAAAACTAGGCACCATTCATTATAAAAAAATCAATTAGATGAGGATAGAAAATACAATACTATGGCATAGTGATACAAGATACTAACCCATCCCCGCTCTTCACCTGACAAAACTCATGGAAGTGAATGCAGGTATTCTTTACTCTCACGAACACTGCACCATGAAATACTATACAATCAGGTTTGTACCACCAAATTTTCTTTAATGAATGAAAAAGTCACACGAATAGCACAAACATAAGGAAATCTACATTGATTAGAAAATATATGATGCTTTGTGCACAATAGTATTATTTTCTAAGCATAATAAATTAGCCTCCCTAATATTTTTATTACCATAAATATTTATCATTTAACTCGAGCAAATCTTCAGCATGAAAATACAAAAACCATGGTTTGGGAACCTATACCAGCACAATGaacccctaaaacccaaaaacTATTTCTTATTTTTGTGAGAAACAAAGGTGAAACATGCAAAATTACCCTATCTAATTTAAAACTATACTACAATGGAAGATCCAATGTGAACCACTCCAAAAAATAATTGGAAGAAACACTTGAGATGGGAGAATCTAGAGTGTTACTCCTTGAGTTATCCAATATGTGTGAAGCAGCTCATATATGTCAGATATAAATCATAAACCAGCACAATGGCTGAATGGTTTGTAGGATCTCAACCATTGAATAATATAACAGCCAAACGGTTTCTTCATATCTACAACAACCAAATGGATTGTCGGATAAGTAATTAAAATAGTACAACAAAAAGGATTTGTCGTATCTAAATCATGAAATGGTAAAATGACAAAATGGTTTGCCAGATCTAAACGATAAAATCCTAAAACGGCAAGACAGTTTGCCGAACCTACAATAGCCAAACGTTTGTCAGATCTGAATCATAAAACAGTACAATGACAAAATGACTGGTTATATTTAAATCATAAAATAGTAAGAGGACAAATAATTTGTTGGATCAACAGTACAAAGTCAAAATGGATCTCAACTTCTCCCCAAATTACGTGGAAGATGCCACTGATGTGTATGGAACAGAGATGTACATGATTAATCACTACAAGCGACAAACCGACCTCATCCCTCCCCATATGGATCAGAAGTGCCAGTTGTAATGCAATAGTATGTGAAATGGATAGAGTTTGCCGGATCTACTTCATAAAACACTATGATGATCAAAACGATGATAAGTCTCCCCCAAGATGACCTTACACCTTACAAAGACTATACCTCCTTCGAATCTATGAGGATGCATGCATGGTCAAGAAAAGAATATATATATGGGGATATAATACCCGATTTGCGCCACTGACAACAACCATCACTCCTACGCTATTGCAGAAACACATATGCtagtacatgccataaaatacaaataaaagAGCCTCACCATGCACCGCTGCCCTCAAGCTTATGCACATAAGCAGCCACCTCGTTGAAGTTCACGCATGGCTTGTCCCTGCACACACAACAACCGATCCTCAAGCAAAGAACCAAACAGGTGATTACACAAAACATGTCAAGCGAGCCAACATGGAAAGCACACTTACAGCTACTTGGCGAGCTCGCCAATGATCCGCTCGCCTTCCTGGGAGAAGAGGGTGACGATCTCGGCAACGAAGTTCTGTTTGCTCCCGTCCGGGAGCAGAAGCTGCTGCTGGAACTGCTCGTCCAACAAACCCTAACCTAGAAAAATAAACGCAAAGCCAAAACATCAAATTCTCCAACACAATCAAGTTTCCCATCACCTAAGGAGAAACTAAAACTCTGCATAGATGGCAATAAAATAGTAAAGCGCTCACCGTGCCGAACATCCTGGCTTCATAACCAAGGGTGTCGAGCTTCATCGCGGCCGCCATGGATTCCTTAAGCAAGGACTCGAGCTAGCGAGGAGGAACTAAGTGAGGAGAGGAGGGGCGATGCTGGAACAGTAGGAATGTATGGTGATTGGGACTAACCGGGTGTGGTATTTATAGAGGGGAATTGGACTCCCAAGCCACCCAACTTACACACACACCGCAGGTTGAAAGTGGACAGCTATCCTCTTCCTGCTATTTATTGCTCacattcattttttttttttcatAACACAACCCTTTTTCATTGAGAAATGCCAAGCTTAGATTTAATTTTCAATTATTGTTAGATCATTTAGGCCTTTAGTCTATTTGACTGGTCAAATGAAGGCATTGTTTCATTGGATACCTTTTATTTGCCTATCTAAATCTAGAATATACTTTTGCGCAATAACAATGGAAAACAGTTCTCATTTCAGAAATGTAAGTTCTAAATTTCTAATTGCTTATATTTGTGAGATCAATAAGTCTTATGTAGTTTGATTGGCATGGCATAggaagagttccgtgccatgaATTTTAAGCCTTAAACCACTCTAATGTTTATAAATCACTAGAAGTTTCTACTTAATATGATTGATACTTAAATAGCAGTGGGGACAGTTTTATTTGATACCTTTTATTTTCACTTGGAGTACTTAATTTTATTGTCTCTACCAAGTTATACTTTCATTGGAGGACACCTCTTGTGTAGTAGATTTATTCACTTGTTCACAGCTAAGAGGTAGTTTTATTATGCAGTTGGATCTGAAGAATATATACTCCATCTCTCTCAAAGTGTGCCAACATGATTAGTAGCATACAAATGAAACATATGCATGTGCTAAATATCGTGAATGGTTAGATATTACTATTTTTTATGACTCTGCTATAACATTTCGAAATCAGTTCATATAATGAGATAAAAAATGCTGTATATGACACAAAAATATATGTAATACTAGTATAGATAAAGTGACTACCATGTCATGTTCCAACACCACCAGTATTAGAGAATGAGGCAGATAGAGTAACGTGCACAACCAAACATGATTTGTTTTTTTCACGCAACTAATTCAGGTCCGAACTCAGATTATGGGCTTATTTTATCCTACAGAAAATCAGGATGGGGTGCCGATCAGATGGCGGCGATACGATCCTAGTGGTGTGTCTTGTCCCGACACGACAATCTTGTGATGTTTTCTTAATTACTGTAACTAGCCAACATGTGAGTGGGGAAAATGTTCAATTAAGAACATGGTAGCTAGATTGCTGCGGGTTGTAATTGGTTCCTATTAGAAATACGACAATATCCGTATAACATGAGCAACAAATCGAAATGTCCATACAATATCAACTACCGCTGAGAGCACTTTTAATTCAATCCACACATTTAAATTCATCAATATCACATTTTCTATTATTATTTATAAACAATACACAAAATATGGACATTTGTTTCTTTATAGTAGGTAAAGTCTCATGGTTCAATTATCATTATGGACATATCATGGTAGACATCATGGTGACCAAATAAGAGCTACAGACACAAATGTTCACCTCACACGAAATTAGATATGATTTTGAACCAATCATAAATTATATGATCCTGCAAAGTGAGAAGTGAATGGGACTAAAGATAAACCTTTCTTCCATAGTGACTTAAGGAAACGATCTCTTTAATTTATCATTAGAAACAAAATCAGTTGATATTGGGATTAGTGGtttattatcatttaatttatttGATGGTTGGGATAGCTATATGGATCACCCTTCATATTTCCCTTTTTGTTTTCTTGGAGGCTTTTACGGTCTACTCATTGAAAGCGCAAGGATAAATGGTGCAATGTATCTATTCATTTCAAATGGCACCTGCCATGCATATGTGATATGTCCAAAATGAGGTGAGTACAAAATACGTGTCTACTGTCATTAATGGACGCAGGGTATTGCATGCACATGTAAACTAACGTTTGTTCCCAATTAACTTGACTATCTATATTGTTatgattttttttcgaaatgaggTGACCCCTGCCTATATTGTCACGAATGACATAAGgaatttttgaattttctttgaAGTGCACAAATACATGTGTGCAAATTCTACTACTGCTTTATTACTAGAGACAAGATGCCAGCAGTATTCGACGAGTATTTGAAGCTTGGCAAACATACGCATGTACCTAGTTAATAATCTTGTCCAATTGTGCAAAGAGAGGAGACGATTATTGGATTTATCTGAAGCAAATCAATGAGCCAACATCATAGCTTGCAACCTTGGCTAAAAAGACAAGAGATTAAATGAGCGGACGGTGTGTAGTCAATAGTTTAGCCGGTTAATGACACACTAGTGGTTggggcgccccatggggcgcctcCTCGCCGGTGCTTTGCGATCAAATTCCAAGACCTAATGATAATAGTGACCTGTCACATGGACTCTCCAACGATTGGCTGTTGAGCTTGTATTTATGTTTAACCTAGCATGTAGAAAAGCGATTGATTATAGCACCTAGATGCTGAATTTTGAGCCATTGATTTGCTTACTACGCAAAACTCAAAAAATAATCTCTTGAACATAAACGAGTACAATGAAAATATGGAGCACAAGCCATAATGTATTACGAACATTTTGTAGCATTTTCCAGCATATGTTGAAAATAGTAACAAAAAAGAAAATACAGAGAGAAAAAATACAAACTCCGCGAAGAGCTTGAGCAATTATACTGACAAAGAGTCGTAAACTTGTTCAATACATTGTATTACGGGAAGCACCACGCCTGAGCTAGAACAGCCTGGTCACGCCCGGCTAAAGTAGCTGGAGGCGAGCGACAATTAATTGAGTTCGGGGCAACAAAGCCAAGCAAGCCTTCAAGGCTGGCCTGCAAGAATTAAAGAATCACCAGGTTTAGCTAGTATGTTTGATTGGCATGACGAGATAAATTCAAAGCATCAATACTGATTTAGCTAGTAggcttctaatttttccaccaagaAATACATGATTGCAAAACTGTTAACAAACTACTACTGAAACTGCAAGCGGATAAATATAGAATAAACCAGATACAGTAATTTGTCTGCTATATTTTTGCAATATCGACGCTTAATTGATTGTAACGGTGAACAAGGTAAGTATATATTGTCAGAGTTAGTGCTAAAGTATGTTGGAAAGGGGAATCGTATACATATTTATGTGTAGTCTCATTTCTCTCTAAATTTAAGTTCAACATGAAGTTCAAAAAGCTGAGTCTGCAGCACAACGGAAATCAGAAACTATGCGTACACAAACTCTATACCAACTCAAAGCAAATAAGTCAGTATTTTCCGCTGAAGGTTGAGTGAGCCTGAACCTAGCATGGTTATAGCTCTATGCTGGACCCAAATTCAGCACATAAGAACATTAGTTACTTCTGTAAATATAGGAGCTGTATGGTATGTGGGATATTTCACCTCCCATCAGCCCAAAGTAACTTTCTGGTAAGTAGGACCATCTCTCTCCATGATATCTACTATTTTGTTTTGGGGGGTTTAAATTGTAATAAATATGATTGTTTATACAGTTCTTCAATTTGCAAGCTACCTGTCATAGGCAGTTTTGATATCATTGGGCTTTTGTGGTGCTTCCACCAAATTGGATTTTTTTCTTTTCGTAGCTGCACATGGGCATTTGGTTACAGAAAAAAGGGTTATCCCCATTTGGATGGACTAAGACGGTACAAGCTGAGTACGAAGGCAAGAATAGTTATATTGGCCACTATTATCAAGCCAGTTATGGTTGCAGCTTGCAAGTATAGTTCAACGACTGGAGTATAATAGTGTTATCATCAACTTAACTGAGGTCATCTAGATAAAACGAATACAAATAGGACATGTATTCTTTCATTTATCGGTATGCACATAGATTAACTAACACAATATTAGGGTAGCTCGCAATTTTCAAAAGCACATCTCATTTTGTAACAAAAAACAACAACAAGCAGCTTGGACACTTGAGGAGATCCAAGCCTTTGAAGAGCTAAGAAATAAATTACCTGAATGCCTTGGATGACAAATTTGAGTGGCATCCATCACTGAATCCATATAAATGGATTGTTTCCAAGAACTTGCAATGCTTTAAAGAATTCCATATAAAGGGAAATCTATCTTCGAAAATCCTACCTACTACCCTCAAGAGAAATGCCCTTTACCAAAAAACGATGCAGCCTGACCCTGTCTACTCCCTGTTCAAGATCAATTGTTTTAGCACAACATGTTTTATGGTCTTGGGTGAAATAGATTTTTTCTTGAGAAGGAACCAATGTGCTCCAGTATTTCTTTTCACTGTATGGCTTGCTTGAAGATTGTAAGTTCTCGACAGAATTGGCCACTCCTAAAAAGAACAAACAGAATCAGATCTTGTAGCACTACCACCACCTCAATCGACAATTACAAAACCATCCGTCTCTAAAATGGAACTGACAGGCAACAAATATGCATAAGGTTATTGTCAGGAAATTTATGTCAGCGTGCATTATTAAATCGGAAAACAGTAAGCCTTTACTGAATATTCCTAGCTATGATGTCAGAGAAATAGAGTACATACTATGAATATGTAACTCCTGTGGTTTTGTACTTTTATAGCTGGTTAAATGTCTTCCATAATTTAAACCTTGAAAAAAAGAATTTCAATGGATTGTGGAAGCTTTCTTTCATAAGTAAACCATGAAAACAAGAATTTCAGTACTTTGACACTATAGAGCAAAAGTCAATTGCTCGACTTCTCTATTAGTGTTCATAATACATACCTCAAATTCTGAGTGTGGCAATGCTTTGAAGCTCCTGAGAAGACACAAACATGTGAAATTATGAAGATAAATGTTCCATAAATCTATCCAAGACAGCAAAAATGACAAGTTCAGTATCACATCGAAATAAAAATTCAGATTTGTCAATTTAGTATTCATACGGTGGGGGAAAATGGTGAGGGACTTACACTTCCTCGAGGATATCAAGCGCCATGTGATCCCAGCCAACATGATTGCTAGCAAATCCCCGAACCGGCCACGAGAGCTCTCCTGAACCATGCAAATGCAATCCCTACTGGTCACAACATAACAACAAAGTATCCGCTCAAAGGTGCAATCCCTCCAAATTCAGTACTCAGTGAACAACGAAAATCATTGATAGATCAACCTTCCCTTCCATGTTTAACCGTCTTCTCAGGGAGCAACCAGCCACCAAGACCGTCCCCTACCAAGTTGCTAACATGGCTAGGACCCAGCTAGCAATCCCTTAGAAGTCGAGCCGTGGCGGAGCTGAGGAAGGAGCGGGGAAAGAGTAGTTCATAATCAAAAATTTATACTGACAAATGCCATGATGCATAAGCACGCCCAGAAGAGGCTACCATTGCAAATTTAACAGTCTAGAAATATGGGGGAAAAACTACTAAACAAAATTTGAGCTTGTCTCTGCAATCCAGGTTCAGCAACCATATTGACCACAATGTAAGTCTTATTACATATTCACCTTCGAACTTTTTTGCAAACCTGAAGCCAAAACTATCTGGCACACACCCACATATAAATACATGTGCATTATTAGAACAATGCTATATTTGAACTCCTATTGTGCGACTCATTAATGTAGTAAATACAAAAAGTAGTACTCCTATGAAAGAATCAGTAATTATTCTGGTTACATGATTAGCATAGGTCttggtcttcctcaatgtatcacaATACTTGTCAGTTAAACAATGCATATTTCAAAATGACAGAAACAAATGCATTATGACATGCTACCTGCCTAGGATCTACAATGACAATTCTTTCTAAATACAATATATTTAAtacatgatcatatcatcaatatGATATAATAACAGAGTTCATTGAATCCCTGATATTTCAACACACATTGACCAATCCCAGATCCGTCACCACAGCCTATTCAGATTAGTACAGTAGTACCTCATCATCAACCAGCTACGAGACATGCGTGTACACCTCGCCCATCACAACGAAAGTTGCATAATATCTTCGCTTGTCCACCTACAATAAAACATTTACAAATAATTATAAAGGCGACATAAAACCTCATGCAATTTACCAAGGAACAAAAAGGATGTTTACCGAAAGAGAGATTTGCCCAGGATGTTGTACTCGTCATGTATCTCTATCTTGATGGCCATCACCCCCACGACCTTGGATACATCCACAAGAAGGCTCAACTTCACCAAATCTTATGAACAAACAATGAAACAAATAAGGATAAACTCGGGAGAATTATACCTCTGATTTTTTAGGGGGTAATCACCAAACCTGAAGAATGTTGTTGTTGGGCTTCTTCTTGGACACCGGCTCAGTCTTCTGTAACCATCCCGTGCTCCTTCAGATATAAAGAGGGGTCAGAACAAAGACATGGGGGGCAAATAAGAGAGGGAACAGCTGAGGGTCAGGATGTAAATGGCAGCGGCGTTTAGCGGGACCACATATGCCGCCCGCGAAAAACTGTTCAAATGGCGCACGCGGATCTCTGCTTAACTTATGCGGCCCATGTGGCCGAGCCACCAACGCCAGCGGCGCCAGCGGGCACCGGCTGACTGCGCACTGTACGGCGCACTTAACGCCGCTGCAATGTACAAAACTACAAATACCGCAGTTTACTCTTTCGTCAGTCGAGGGCCGCAGTGAGGGCATCGCTTGCCTGTAGCGGTGAGAACCTGCAACAACTGCAAGCACCGAGCGGAGCTACAATCCTACATACAAGCACGGTCTCAGGCTCGCTGGAGTGAGTTGGTTGATCGATTTTCTTGTGGCTTGCGAGCCCATAGCAATCAGCTTAGCTAACAAAAAATAAATATAAATTTGAATTCAACGATCGCCATCATGATGCCATCTCCCGCGACGTAAACGGAGGCTGAGCAAACCGTTTGCGTCCGTCGGGCCGAAAAATACGTCTGGTACCACATCCAGCGGTGACGCATCGTGACCGGGCCGACACAAACCCGGCGTATATTTGCGCCCGGAATGCGTCGTGACGGACGCTGCGTCGACACGCAAAGTGTCCGATCGCGTCTCCACCGGGCCTGTCTGGCAGCGAGCCTgtatcgagggcatcgcttccgcggccatcgcttccgcggtcagcgcttccgcatCTGCGCTGCAGCATTCGCCATAAATGTCATGGCTGCCTcttctgcgcgcgcactggcgggcggcggctgggcttctgcgccgtcTTCAATGGCATCGTTTCCCGCGCGCGGCTGGCATTAAAAGTCCACCGGTGTCGTTTCTCCATCGCCCACACCTCCGCTCGGACCACGATGGATGGACGTCGAGATCGcgaagctcggcgtcctcgtctccgagaacgaccaacctgtgcagccgccgctgccccggtacGCCACCGGCTTCACGAAACGGACGCGCGCGAGCATTTTCGGACGCAAACGAACGCGCCCTAAGCCGTCGTTGTCGGCACGTCGTCGTACACTGCGGCGGCACGTCATCGTACGCCGGGGGCGGCGGCGCATTCAACGGCGTCGTCGTCGCGGACAACGACGGTGTTGCGTCTCTTTGTGCAATATGCCGATGTTGGTGTCGCCGGCCAAGATATGGAGCAGGTACGGCAGCTTAACAAATGCGGGCGTCCTCAGTGTCCTGCACTCCTGCCGTGTGCCGTCCCTAGGCTCTGTGCCCAGCTCGTGCTCTCCAATTCTCTTTTTTACTACTACTCCAGCGGAACGAAGAGAGCTGGCACCAGCTGGCACCAGCGAGCGAAGAGAGCTTCATCCGTCGCGGCTTTTGCGGCGCCACTGATCCGCATGAAGCCGCGAAACTAATTAACTGGCGACCACAAAATCCGTGAAAGCAGCACGTGGCCGAAGCGGCGTCTCAGAATTGACCAGCGGACGGGCCACTTACATCCTGAGCTGAGGGAACCCATTCCAGGCAGCAGTGTTCACTATTTCCCGCCGCCGCACAAGAGAGGAGAGAGAAGACAGAGCAAGAGAGGAGAACATGCCAGTTCCCTGCCGCCGCTTCTTGTCGTTCCTCGCCCTGAGACAGGAGAGAGGACAGAACGAGAGAGGATAGAAGAGGGGAGAGGATGCACTCACCACCCCTCGCCATCCCCTGCAGCCTGCTgcccgctcgccgccgccgccggccactaGGATAGCGAGACTGGAGAGAaatagggtttgggagggaggaAGCCTGGGGAGAGGAGGAAAAGGTACATCTGCCGGATGATGGACCGTGACGAACCGCTTTTTTCCTCGCCCGCCGAATCCACGCATGGCTTATTTCCTGGTCCGCCCAATCCACGCACGGTCTTTTTCCTCGCTCGCCCAGTTCACGCACGGCAGCGGGTATCGTGGATAGGCTAGGAAGACGCCCCACCCACACGCACTTGCTTATTCTCAATACCACTGATGGATCACAGTTGGGCCTAGGCCGGTCAGCACTAACTTAACACCAGTGACAACGGACATTACAATTCgttttttaaacataaggctcgagcagagcccggctttaaattaataaaacccCAACGGCAGCATTCATACATCATCCACCCACACGAACAAGACGCGACACGACAAGATGGAGGGATGCTCCACACAACCACAAGCACAGGTTACAagacctggacagcacaagatacaaGGTGAGCGACCAAGTTCACCAGATGGCGAGGCGACGCCCCAACGCCAAAGCCTGCCACCTAGATACACCGGACACCACCTGACTCCACTTGGCCCCAGAGGGGAGCACAAGGAACTAGACACTATCTCTGATAGAAGCATGAAGAGCTCGGATCCTGCCAATCACCAGCTCCACCGCATGCCAGTCTCCTCTCCTAGCCAGAAGCTTCCACGCCTGCAGGTAAACAGTCATTTTGTACAAGCCGTTAGCCGGGTTAGTAGGGAAACTACCCTCAATGGTGAATTTGTTTCTAACGTTCCAAAGAGACCAAAGAAGGGCAGCGCACGCCAACCAAAGAACTCTCCGAGTCTGGCCAACATGGACGCGCATGTACCGAAAAATGTCGGCAAAGCACGATGGGTTCCAAGAGCAACCAAGAAGGTCTCTGACCGCACTCCACATGAAGCGCGCCAGAGGACATCTAAAGAAGATGTGGTTGTTATCCTCCACCTCCAAGCAAAGGGCGCAAGTACCATTGGATGGACCCTTACGTTTCCGGATATTGTCGTTGGAGGGGAGTCGATGTTTCGATAATTGCCAAAGAAAGATGCGGACTTTGAGTGGCACCTTGATCTCCCACACTATCCCATAGTGTTTGTGGGGAATGCCTTGGCATAAGCTCTTATACAACGAACGCACGGAGAACTTCCCATTTGGCTCCAAGGACCACGAAATCCGATCCTGGGGTTCCGACAGGTGGATGGTCTCCACCAGCCGGGCGACGTTGGCCAGCTCCACTCGCTCCCCAAAGCCCAGCTCACGGCGGAACGTGAGCCTGCACTGGTTTCCCAGGAAGAGCGTGGCCACCGAGGCAAGGGGTTCCGACGCAATGGCAAAGAGACCCGGGAACTGGTCCTTGAGGGGGCCCTTCTCATGCCACCAGTCCACCCAGAATCTAGTGGCGCGTCCATTGCGGATAGCATGCCGGGCCCCCATGCCGAAGACATGCTTGATCTTTTGGATAGCATTCCAAAATTGAGATCCAGGCCGATGCTTATCTGCAAGGAGGTCCCTCTCCCCTAGATACTTAGCCCTAAGGATCTCCGCCCAGAGGCCTTGCTCCCCAGCGTACAGCCTCCAGATCCATTTGGCCATGAGGCAAATGTTCATAAGTCTCGTATCCACAATACCTAGCCCCCCCAGGCATTTAGGCTTGCACATGGCCGACCATCTGACCCAATGGTATTTGCGTTTAGCCCCATTTGCTTCCCAGTAGAAACGGGACCTGGCCTTGTCAAACAGGCCATGAACTCCCTCCCCCAAGAGGCAAACCGCCATCGCGTGCAGTGGCAAGCTAGATAAGCAAGCGTTGATAAGCGTCAGCCTCGCCGCCGAGGACATCAGCTTTCCCATCCAGGGATCTGCGCGCTTGGCCACTTTGTTAGTCAACGGACCCCAATCCGAGGCTAGAAGGGCTCGGTCACTCACCGGTAAACCTAGGTAAGTAAAAGGGAAGGTGCCTCTTTTGCAGTTAAGCATATTGGCAATCCTTGTCCCCTCGGTCTCATCCCCGCCTAAAACCATGACCTCACTCTTGTGGAAGTTAATCCTGAGGCCCGACATATTCTCGAAGCAGAGAAGAATGTACTTGAGGTTGGCGATGGCCAGGTCATCTGGCTGAAGCATGATGATGGTGTCATCCGCATACTGCAAGTGAGACACCCCCCCAGGTATCAAATGTGGGATCAACCCAGAAATGTGGCCCGCCTCTCTGGCTTTGTCCAGTATGGAAGCCAGAGCTTCCACCACAAAGTCAAAGAGGAGGGGGGACAGAGGGTCCCCCTGACGCACCCCGCGCCCATTACGGAAGAAGTTCCCTACTTCCCCGTTGACAGTGATCGCAGTCTGGCCCCCCGAGACCAGACCAATCGCTCTGTGAACCCACCCGGGCTCAAAGCCTTTGCGGAGAAGCACCTCCCGCAGAAAGGCCCAACTCACCCTATCGTACGCCTTTTCAAAGTCCAGTTTTAAGAAGACTCCCCGAAGTTTCTTGGACTTGGTCTCATGAATGATCTCCTGCAGAGCCAGGATCCCTTCATGGATATGGCGACCCCGAATAAAGGCCGATTGGGTCGGGCTAATCGTCCTATGCGCAATTGGAGATAACCTAATCGCGTACGCTTTGGCCACAAACTTGAAAATAACGTTGATAAGCGCTATCGGCCTGAACTGTCTAATATCGTTCGCCCCAGGAACCTTGGGAATGAGAGATAAGACCCCCATATTAAGTCTGGCAATGTCAACCCTCCCCAGAGCAAAACCGTTGGCGATTGCCAAAATAAGCGGTTTAGCCAGTTGCCAGAACTCTTTGAAGAAGAACACAGGGAACCCGTCCGGCCCCGGAGCGGTATCCGTCTTCATGCTAGCCAAGACCGTGTCCATCTCCTCCCCATAGAAGGTGAGCATCAAGCTGTCATTATCGCCCTCCGACACCCGCCGAATGGAGTGCCAGATGGAGGGGGAAAGAGACAGGAAACTCGGCGCCGCCTGCGCCCCCATCAGACCTCTGTAGAAGTCATAGATGTGAGCCTGCAGCTCCCTCTCATCAGTAATGATCCCAGAGTCACTGACGAGGCTCGAAATCGCACACTTTCTTCGCCGGCCATTGGCGAAAGCGTGGAAGAAGGCCGTGTTCGCATCCCCCTGGATGAGCCAATTGGCCCGACTACGCTGCCTCCAGTACTCTTCCTCCACCCTGGAGAGGTGAAGAAGTTGACCCTCAAGATGATAACGCAGCGCCCAGCCATCGTCATCCAGGCCCGCATGGT
It includes:
- the LOC127315765 gene encoding histidine-containing phosphotransfer protein 1-like, which translates into the protein MAAAMKLDTLGYEARMFGTGLLDEQFQQQLLLPDGSKQNFVAEIVTLFSQEGERIIGELAKDKPCVNFNEVAAYVHKLEGSGAWCLKTLDTMRVVFYDLCGKFKAMLQLEQQQAEATT
- the LOC127316242 gene encoding uncharacterized protein isoform X2 yields the protein MEGKGLHLHGSGELSWPVRGFASNHVGWDHMALDILEEVSFKALPHSEFEASLEGLLGFVAPNSINCRSPPATLAGRDQAVLAQAWCFP
- the LOC127316242 gene encoding uncharacterized protein isoform X1; its protein translation is MEGKESSRGRFGDLLAIMLAGITWRLISSRKYLWNIYLHNFTCLCLLRSFKALPHSEFEASLEGLLGFVAPNSINCRSPPATLAGRDQAVLAQAWCFP